A genomic region of Mus musculus strain C57BL/6J chromosome 7, GRCm38.p6 C57BL/6J contains the following coding sequences:
- the Spn gene encoding leukosialin isoform X1, translating into MDSRSQLLLLPVPLEMALHLLLLFGACWVQVASPDSLQRTTMLPSTPHITAPSTSEAQNASPSVSVGSGTVDSKETISPWGQTTIPVSLTPLETTELSSLETSAGASMSTPVPEPTASQEVSSKTSALLPEPSNVASDPPVTAANPVTDGPAANPVTDGTAASTSISKGTSAPPTTVTTSSNETSGPSVATTVSSKTSGPPVTTATGSLGPSSEMHGLPATTATSSVESSSVARGTSVSSRKTSTTSTQDPITTRSPSQESSGMLLVPMLIALVVVLALVALLLLWRQRQKRRTGALTLSGGGKRNGVVDAWAGPARVPDEEATTTSGAGGNKGSEVLETEGSGQRPTLTTFFSRRKSRQGSLVLEELKPGSGPNLKGEEEPLVGSEDEAVETPTSDGPQAKDEAAPQSL; encoded by the exons ATGGATTCAAG GTCCCAACTCCTGCTCCTGCCTGTCCCTCTGGAGATGGCCTTgcaccttctcctcctctttgggGCATGCTGGGTCCAGGTGGCGAGCCCAGACAGTCTGCAGAGGACGACGATGCTACCATCTACCCCACATATCACAGCTCCAAGTACCTCTGAAGCCCAGAATGCCAGCCCATCAGTTTCTGTGGGGTCAGGGACAGTGGACTCGAAGGAGACCATCAGCCCCTGGGGGCAGACCACAATCCCAGTTTCTTTGACCCCCTTGGAAACTACTGAATTGTCTTCTTTGGAGACTTCTGCTGGTGCCAGCATGAGCACCCCTGTACCTGAGCCTACTGCCTCTCAGGAAGTTTCCAGCAAGACATCAGCACTGCTTCCAGAACCATCAAATGTAGCCAGTGACCCTCCTGTCACTGCAGCCAATCCTGTGACAGACGGACCTGCAGCCAATCCTGTGACAGACGGAACTGCAGCATCTACATCTATCTCTAAAGGAACCAGTGCACCCCCCACCACTGTGACAACAAGCTCTAACGAGACCAGTGGACCCTCTGTGGCTACAACAGTAAGCTCCAAGACCAGTGGTCCCCCTGTCACCACAGCTACTGGGTCTCTGGGGCCCTCGAGTGAGATGCATGGACTCCCTGCTACCACAGCAACCAGTTCTGTGGAGAGTTCCAGTGTGGCCCGTGGCACCTCAGTTTCCAGCAGAAAAACATCCACGACGTCTACCCAAGATCCCATAACCACCAGGTCACCAAGCCAAGAATCAAGTGGCATGTTACTGGTGCCCATGCTTATTGCCTTGGTGGTGGTTTTGGCCCTCGTGGCGCTACTGCTGTTGTGGCGCCAGAGGCAAAAGCGGAGGACTGGGGCCCTGACCCTGAGCGGAGGAGGAAAACGAAATGGGGTGGTGGATGCCTGGGCTGGGCCAGCCCGGGTTCCTGATGAAGAGGCCACAACCACATCAGGGGCAGGGGGCAACAAGGGCTCTGAGGTACTGGAGACAGAAGGCTCCGGGCAGAGACCCACGCTCACTACGTTCTTCAGCAGACGGAAGTCTCGCCAGGGCTCTTTAGTACTAGAAGAGCTGAAGCCTGGGTCGGGTCCCAACctgaagggggaggaagagccGCTTGTGGGCAGTGAGGATGAAGCTGTGGAAACCCCAACTTCTGACGGTCCACAAGCCAAAGATGAGGCCGCACCTCAATCTCTATGA
- the Spn gene encoding leukosialin precursor, with amino-acid sequence MALHLLLLFGACWVQVASPDSLQRTTMLPSTPHITAPSTSEAQNASPSVSVGSGTVDSKETISPWGQTTIPVSLTPLETTELSSLETSAGASMSTPVPEPTASQEVSSKTSALLPEPSNVASDPPVTAANPVTDGPAANPVTDGTAASTSISKGTSAPPTTVTTSSNETSGPSVATTVSSKTSGPPVTTATGSLGPSSEMHGLPATTATSSVESSSVARGTSVSSRKTSTTSTQDPITTRSPSQESSGMLLVPMLIALVVVLALVALLLLWRQRQKRRTGALTLSGGGKRNGVVDAWAGPARVPDEEATTTSGAGGNKGSEVLETEGSGQRPTLTTFFSRRKSRQGSLVLEELKPGSGPNLKGEEEPLVGSEDEAVETPTSDGPQAKDEAAPQSL; translated from the coding sequence ATGGCCTTgcaccttctcctcctctttgggGCATGCTGGGTCCAGGTGGCGAGCCCAGACAGTCTGCAGAGGACGACGATGCTACCATCTACCCCACATATCACAGCTCCAAGTACCTCTGAAGCCCAGAATGCCAGCCCATCAGTTTCTGTGGGGTCAGGGACAGTGGACTCGAAGGAGACCATCAGCCCCTGGGGGCAGACCACAATCCCAGTTTCTTTGACCCCCTTGGAAACTACTGAATTGTCTTCTTTGGAGACTTCTGCTGGTGCCAGCATGAGCACCCCTGTACCTGAGCCTACTGCCTCTCAGGAAGTTTCCAGCAAGACATCAGCACTGCTTCCAGAACCATCAAATGTAGCCAGTGACCCTCCTGTCACTGCAGCCAATCCTGTGACAGACGGACCTGCAGCCAATCCTGTGACAGACGGAACTGCAGCATCTACATCTATCTCTAAAGGAACCAGTGCACCCCCCACCACTGTGACAACAAGCTCTAACGAGACCAGTGGACCCTCTGTGGCTACAACAGTAAGCTCCAAGACCAGTGGTCCCCCTGTCACCACAGCTACTGGGTCTCTGGGGCCCTCGAGTGAGATGCATGGACTCCCTGCTACCACAGCAACCAGTTCTGTGGAGAGTTCCAGTGTGGCCCGTGGCACCTCAGTTTCCAGCAGAAAAACATCCACGACGTCTACCCAAGATCCCATAACCACCAGGTCACCAAGCCAAGAATCAAGTGGCATGTTACTGGTGCCCATGCTTATTGCCTTGGTGGTGGTTTTGGCCCTCGTGGCGCTACTGCTGTTGTGGCGCCAGAGGCAAAAGCGGAGGACTGGGGCCCTGACCCTGAGCGGAGGAGGAAAACGAAATGGGGTGGTGGATGCCTGGGCTGGGCCAGCCCGGGTTCCTGATGAAGAGGCCACAACCACATCAGGGGCAGGGGGCAACAAGGGCTCTGAGGTACTGGAGACAGAAGGCTCCGGGCAGAGACCCACGCTCACTACGTTCTTCAGCAGACGGAAGTCTCGCCAGGGCTCTTTAGTACTAGAAGAGCTGAAGCCTGGGTCGGGTCCCAACctgaagggggaggaagagccGCTTGTGGGCAGTGAGGATGAAGCTGTGGAAACCCCAACTTCTGACGGTCCACAAGCCAAAGATGAGGCCGCACCTCAATCTCTATGA